The genomic region GGCGAATCTGCGGGGGGCGAATTTAAGTGGTGCTAATTTGAGTCGGGCGAATTTGAGCGAGGCTGACTTAAGCGGTGCAAACCTCAGTGGTGCTTCTCTGTTTGGGGCAAATCTGAGTGGTGCTAAGTTGGAGCAAACAGATTTGAGTGGAGCCGATCTGCGCGATGCCTATTTAGCTAATGTAGACTTGAAGACAGCTAATCTTAGCGGTACTAGTTTGCAGGGGGCGATCGCCATTCCTACCCAAGCAGCAAAGCCTGAAGAATTTTATCGTTGGGGCATTGCTCAAGGACAAAAAGGCGACCCCAAAGGCGCAATTGGCTATTTCAATCAAGCTCTTAGCTTAAACGACAAATACGCCCCAGCTTACATGGCGCGAGGTATTGCCCGCTACCAACTGCTAGACCGACCGGGAGCGATGGAGGATGCTCAACGCGCCAAATGGTTATTTTTACGGCAGAGAAATAATGAAGGCTATGACACCGCCCAAGCCTTTGTCAACCAACTGCAAGCACCGCAAACAGAAACACCTAAGAGCAAACCCAATTTCTTTAACTTCCTCGGTGGCGTAACTTCAGTTTTATTAAGGTTTTTGTTGTAACCTAACTAGTGAGTAGGGAGCAGGGAGCGCACGAGCAGTTAATTCCGACTTACGACTTATAACTTCCCCATATGTCTCTATCCAGCGAATTGTGGCAAACTAATCAAGATTTAGCTCAAGCTTGTCTGAATCATCCATTTGTTCAGGGTATAGCCGATGGAACCTTGGAGCGAGAAAAGTTTGCTTACTATGTCGGGCAAGATGCATTTTTCCTTGAAGCCTTTGCCCGTGCCTACAGTATTGCCGCTGCTAAAGCACCTGATTGGGAAGGATTTAATTTGTTTCATGGCTTAGCTGGGGGCGTACTGCAAGAACTTCAGCTTCATGCCGGGTATGCAGCCACATGGGGAGTCAATATTAGTTCTGTCGAAACAGGTACAGCCACTCGTCGCTATATCGATTTTTTGTCGGCTACTGCTTGGAGTCAAGATGTGGGTTTAACCGCTGTGGCAATGTCACCTTGTATGAGACTTTATGCTTATTTGGGACAGAAGTGGGCAACTAAGGGTATTCTCACACATCAGTACAGCGATTGGATTCGTACCTACAACAGCCCAGAATTCGAGCAGCTAGCGCAACAACTCGAAAAATTGAGCGATCGCTACACGAGCAACTCTGATATCGTACAAAAAACTTATCGCTATGCTATGTTGTGCGAGCGAGATTTCTTTCAAGCGGCATGGGAATCGGGCTGATCGACCATAACAATCGTTCGCTAGGTTTTCTTGCCACTGCTAGAGTGATATGCTGTGCGATGAAGTTCTTGCTTTGATTTAATGAGTGTTCGCATCAAACTACAGCCATTTCAAATATTAGTGGGACGACTATGAAATTAGACAACTATAAATAGGCGTTCATGACTTCCGAGTTTTGTAGCTTGCTGCTCCAAAGGGATATGCCGAATTCCGAAACCTAATCCAAGTTTGCCATCCGATCGCCGAGAGTGACATCAATTGTCTGAGTTGTTGTAGTTGTATTTGCAGTGGTTCGCCACTCTGCCTCAAGCGATAAATACTGTCTTGTCCGCAATAAATTATTTCTGGTGCGTCGCGCAGTACGGTACGAGTGCAACGCTCGATCGCAATTAGTGTATCAGCCGTCCGTGCTAATTTGCAACGAATTTGCCAAATTCGTTGCGCTACATAGCAAAGCAGTACAGATAAAATTAAATTTATAGCAACAACAATCGTAACCATGAGGCTCAAAGCTGTATGGATTGATGACAAAATCAGTTCATATTTAGCAAAATAATTTATTTTTATTTTTGATTATTTGAATGTTCTACGTATTGGGAGAAAATATTAACAATTACGACAACTTCGTTCAACTTTGCTAACGCGATCGGTTATCCTTTTAATTTGTTTTTATTTTTTTTTTTTTTTTTACATTGATTGAACAAAGGCAATTTCTTAAAAGTGGAATTTGAGAGTTAGCAGTCGATCTCAGTAACTTTGTATTTAATACTACCAGCAGCGATCTCATCCAAGGGAGAGAAGTTTTTCACCACAGGCATTGATAGTTTGTTTTTACCAATGCTAATGCATAAATTACCTTTAAGTAAAGCTTTTTTGCAGTAATTTATGTGTAAGTAAAATTACTTATTAAACCATCCTTTTGTTTGCCATCATGAAAGAAACAAAAGTCGAAGCCAAGTACAACCAGAAAGACCGCAATCATCTAGCAAACTCAGCGATCGCCAATGGAGAAGATTTTAACTTTGACTTGTGGGCAAGAGCCGTCAGACAACAAATGCTAGCTGTGTTGCGCGAAAGAGAATAGCATATAGTCAGACGTATAATTTCAATAAAATTTGATGCAAGTTTCTTTCTCAGTCACCTCCGACGCGATCGCATCTGGTTTTCATGCCTTGTCTGAGCCGTTACGCATTCGGATACTAGAACTTTTACGCTCCTCAGAGCTTTGCGTGTGCGAATTGTCGGAGGAACTGGGAATTGCTCAGTCCAAGCTATCTTTTCACCTCAAAACCTTAAAGGAAGCTAATTTGGTGCGATCGCGTCAGGAAGGACGCTGGATTTACTACAGCTTGAATTTATCTCAGTTCGTTGCGTTAGAACAATATTTATCAGAATATCGTCGCTTCAGTCAATTGCTTCCTGCCCGTCCCTGCGAGGATACGCCCTCATCTTGAGCCAAACATTCCCTCTTGACAAATCAATTTTTTTTGAAATGATAGAAAGGTAGACTCCCCTATCGCAAATTGATTTCAAGTGTAGGAGTGAGGCAGATGAAAACGATAGCCAGTATTTCTATTTTCCTGGCGGGATTTGGTGTTGCGATCGCAACTGCTATGGCAATGCCAAACGCAGTTAGTCCAACCAAGCAACCGTTAAGGTTCGCTCAAGTGAATAATTCAGAACCCGCAGCTACAGTTAAGACGGATGGTTCTAGCACAGTTTACCCTGAAGTGGATCCAAATGGTTAGACAGTTTGAGGGGAGAGTTAAGCTCTAACCCAAGGATCGACACTCGCTCCATCAAGCAAGTTCAAGCGATTTCAAACTTTTCCAATAAACAGTATTAGGAGTTTGATAATCTAATGCTTGATGAAATCTCTGTTCATTATACCATTTAAACCATTTGTTGACCTCAAATCTTAAATGTTTCCCATCATCAAAATCTAGTAAGTAAATCAATTCATATTTCTAGTTCTAATGGATTGTGTGTTTGTTGAATTTTCCACCTCCTCTGCCATTGATTGAAGCAGCAATCAAGAAATTGCGTAACCAGTTTGGATGATAGTAGAAACCGTTAAGTTGCTCAAATGGGGAAACGGTATCGGTGGGAGAAGGTTGAGAACGACGACTATAGGGATGAAAGTTCCATAATATCGCCATTGCGCGTAGAGCAAGATTGGCAGAATCTTGATGACCATGAAAATACTGCATTGAAAACAGGATACGATTCTGATAATTCATCAAGCGATCGAGCATATTGCTGGTACGATGGGCTTCGGGAAAATCATAGGCAATTGTGAATTGGGGAGCTTTAACGGAAAGATGAAGAATTTTCGTGACAATGGTTTCAGGTAAGGTTTGAGCGATAGCCCAGGCTTGTAAGTGCTGAAGTCGTTCCATAAACTCTGCTGCTGATGTAGCATGATAGATGTTCCAGAGTTTGCCCATTAACGTCTTAAATAGAGTTGCTTGAGAACGGCAGCGTTGTCCAATTGCCAGCACTGTATGCAAAAAGCACAGGAGCAGGGTAACTCCAGGAAATAGCTGTTTCCAGGCTGCTTGAGTTGCTTCCCACCCGTCGGTGTTGACCGTTTGCGGTTGGTAATCTGCTTTGAGTTGCGTCGCTTCCTGGGCAAACACTCCATAAGCCGCTTGTAAATCTTCAGTTGCCGCCGTGGCTGACAACTCGGCTCCTAAAATACAGCCTGCTGCCACGGTCGTCGCTACATAGACACGCTCCCCATCCACCAGGTATGCTTCTCATCGCTTAACAGGTGAGGGGGAATCGCTTCCCCGTCTTTGACGGTAGTGCCGACGATTGAGGGGCGACCCAACGCTAATGAGGCTCGATACCAGTACATTGAGTCTTTCCCCATCACGTAAGCAATCGCTTCATAGGGTACGCCAAAGGAGCGCAGATACAAGCCCTTCTCCACCGCTTCGGTTTTACCAATCATGTAAGGCATGACGAAATCGGGGCGCAGTTGATACGCTTGTCCATTTGCAATCAACCGAATCCGCCGACTGACTAACCCTAACTTGGCAGAAGTGCGAAACCCATGA from Chroococcidiopsis sp. SAG 2025 harbors:
- a CDS encoding TenA family protein, which gives rise to MSLSSELWQTNQDLAQACLNHPFVQGIADGTLEREKFAYYVGQDAFFLEAFARAYSIAAAKAPDWEGFNLFHGLAGGVLQELQLHAGYAATWGVNISSVETGTATRRYIDFLSATAWSQDVGLTAVAMSPCMRLYAYLGQKWATKGILTHQYSDWIRTYNSPEFEQLAQQLEKLSDRYTSNSDIVQKTYRYAMLCERDFFQAAWESG
- a CDS encoding pentapeptide repeat-containing protein, with the protein product MKTQLIVITTVLTALHFAPPARAGDLEHIRQLLATKQCEGCDLSGEGLVLANLSQANLRGANLSGANLSRANLSEADLSGANLSGASLFGANLSGAKLEQTDLSGADLRDAYLANVDLKTANLSGTSLQGAIAIPTQAAKPEEFYRWGIAQGQKGDPKGAIGYFNQALSLNDKYAPAYMARGIARYQLLDRPGAMEDAQRAKWLFLRQRNNEGYDTAQAFVNQLQAPQTETPKSKPNFFNFLGGVTSVLLRFLL
- a CDS encoding ArsR/SmtB family transcription factor, with amino-acid sequence MQVSFSVTSDAIASGFHALSEPLRIRILELLRSSELCVCELSEELGIAQSKLSFHLKTLKEANLVRSRQEGRWIYYSLNLSQFVALEQYLSEYRRFSQLLPARPCEDTPSS
- a CDS encoding integrase core domain-containing protein → MIYLLDFDDGKHLRFEVNKWFKWYNEQRFHQALDYQTPNTVYWKSLKSLELA